One region of Thermodesulfovibrionales bacterium genomic DNA includes:
- the asd gene encoding aspartate-semialdehyde dehydrogenase gives MMRVGFVGWRGMVGSVLMGRMQEERDFDLVDPVFFTTSNVGGRGPNIGKNVEPLKDAKSINDLKNMETIIACQGGEYTKEIFPKLRSAGWNGYWIDAASTLRMERDAIIILDPVNMKVIKYALSKGIRNYIGGNCTVSLMLLALGGLYERGLVEWMSAMTYQAASGAGAQNMRELLKQMGSAHGSVSHLLEDPSSAILDIDRTVAEHVRSERYPREFFGVPLACSLIPWIDRQLENGQSREEWKGQAETNKILGRESDPIPIDGICVRVGAMRCHSQALTIKLTKNVPLDEINGMIAGHNKWVKHVPNQREITMRELTPAAVTGTLTVPVGRLRKMNMGPEYLAAFTCGDQLLWGAAEPLRRMLRILAEN, from the coding sequence ATGATGCGAGTGGGGTTTGTCGGATGGCGCGGCATGGTCGGGTCGGTTCTCATGGGCCGCATGCAGGAAGAGCGGGATTTCGATCTTGTCGATCCCGTTTTCTTTACGACTTCGAATGTGGGAGGCAGAGGGCCCAACATCGGCAAGAATGTTGAGCCGCTTAAGGACGCGAAGAGCATCAATGATCTGAAGAATATGGAGACGATCATCGCCTGCCAGGGCGGCGAATATACAAAAGAGATCTTTCCGAAGCTGCGCTCTGCCGGCTGGAATGGCTACTGGATCGATGCGGCCTCGACGCTCCGCATGGAGAGAGACGCGATCATCATCCTCGATCCGGTCAACATGAAGGTAATCAAGTATGCCCTGAGTAAGGGGATCAGGAACTACATCGGGGGCAACTGCACGGTCTCGCTCATGCTCCTCGCCCTCGGCGGGCTTTACGAACGTGGTCTCGTGGAATGGATGTCCGCCATGACTTACCAGGCGGCCTCTGGAGCAGGAGCCCAGAACATGCGGGAGCTACTGAAACAGATGGGTTCTGCCCACGGCTCGGTGAGTCACCTCCTCGAAGATCCTTCGAGCGCGATTCTCGACATAGACCGCACCGTGGCTGAGCACGTTCGCTCCGAGAGATACCCGCGGGAGTTCTTCGGTGTGCCGCTCGCCTGCTCGCTCATCCCCTGGATCGACAGGCAGCTCGAGAACGGTCAAAGTCGGGAGGAGTGGAAGGGCCAGGCCGAGACGAACAAGATCCTCGGTCGTGAGTCAGACCCGATTCCGATCGACGGCATCTGCGTTCGGGTGGGCGCCATGCGGTGCCACAGCCAGGCACTGACGATCAAACTCACGAAGAATGTGCCGCTTGACGAAATCAACGGCATGATCGCCGGCCACAACAAGTGGGTGAAGCACGTGCCGAACCAGCGTGAGATTACGATGAGAGAGCTCACGCCCGCCGCCGTGACCGGGACGCTCACTGTGCCTGTCGGGAGGCTCCGCAAGATGAACATGGGGCCTGAATACCTCGCGGCCTTCACCTGTGGGGACCAACTCCTCTGGGGCGCGGCAGAGCCCCTGAGGCGTATGCTCCGAATCCTCGCGGAGAACTGA